GCCAGCGGCACGTTTGCCAGGATCAGCGCTGCACTACTGATGTCCTTGAACGCATCGAACAGCAGCACGAAGATGATCAGCACCGACAGCGGGATCACCCAGCCCAGCCGCTTCATCGCGCGCTGCTGGTTCTCGAACTCACCCGACCACTCCAGGCGGTAGCCCTCGGGCAGCTTCACGCTGGCACCCACCCGCGAACGCATGTCGGCCACCACGCTGCCCATGTCACGGCCGGCGATGAAGATGCTCACCGCCTTCACCCGCTGTGCGTTTTCGCGCGAGATGTTGATCGCACCGCTGGCCATGTGGAAATCGGCGACATCGGACAGGGTCACGGTATGCCCATCGCCGATCCCCACCGGTACCATGCGCAGGCGCTGCAGGTCACGGTCGGCATCGTCAAGGCGCAGGGTGATCGGGAACTTGCGGTCGCCTTCCCACAGCTCGCCCACTTCGCGCCCGCCCAGAGCCGTTTCGATCACCTCATCGATGTCACGCACGTTCAGGCCATAGCGTGCGGCACGGTCACGATCGATCTGCACCTGCAGCTGCGGCAGCGAGCCATCGCGGTCGATGAAGGCGCTCTCCACGCCATCCACGCCGCGCACCTGGCCGAGGATGGCCTGGGCTTCCCGGTTCAGCACATCCAGGTCGGCACCGCTGACCTTGATGACGACCTGGCCCTTGATCTGCGAGATGCTCTCCAGGATGTTGTCGCGCACCGGCTGCGAGATCGAGAACTCCGGTCCCGGAATGCGCTGCTCCAGGGTGCGCTGCAGGTCGGCGATCAGCTGCCGCTTGTCCACGCCCTTCGGCCATTCCTTCTCCGGCTTCAACGCCACCAGCGCCTCGATCTGGTTCGCGCCCTTGGCATCGGAGCCGTCCTCGGGACGGCCCAGCTTGGCCACCACCGTGGAGACCTGCGGATAGGTGTTCACCAGTTCCCGGATGCGCCGCGACTGCTGCTGCGCCTCGGCGAGGCTGGTGCTGGGGTCGAGTGTGGCGGTCAGCCAGATCGAGCCCTCATCCAGCTCCGGCAGGAACTCCGAACCCAAGCGCGTGCCCAGCGCCAGCGTACCGACCAGCAACGCAACTGCGGTCAGCACCACCGCCCGCGGGCGGGCCAGCGCACGCTCCAGCACCGGCTGGTACCAGCCGGTCAGGCGGTCCATCAGCGGGTTCTCACCGCGCATGCGGTCACGCCGCAGCCACCAGTAGCAGAACAGCGGCACCACGGTCAGCGCCAGGATCAGCGCGCCGATCAGGGCCGAGGTCACCGAATAGGCCATCGGCGCGAACATCCGGCCTTCCTGCCGCTGCAGGGTGAAGATCGGAATATGCGCGGCGATGATGATCAGCATCGAGAAGAACGTCGGCCGCCCCACTTCCGAGGCCGCCGACAGCACGGTGGAGAACCGTGTCTTCCGGTCTGCCGTACGCGGTAGCGCCGACAGGCGCGAAACGATGTGCTCGGTGACGATCACTGCACCGTCGATGATGATGCCGAAGTCCATCGCCCCCAGCGACAGCAGGTTGGCCGGCACGCCCCATAGGTGCAGGCCGAGGAACGTCGACAGCAGGGCCAGCGGCATCATCGCCGCCACGATCAGCGCGGCGCGGGCGTTGTAAAGGAACAGCCACAGCACCAGGAACACCAGCACCGCACCTTCCAGCAGGTTGCGGAACACCGTCTTCAGCGTGGTCGAGACCAGCCAGGAGCGGTCGTAGAACGGCTCGATGCTGACGCCTGCCGGCAGCTGGTTGGCTTCGATCTCGGCCACGCGCGCATGCAGGGCGTCGAGCACATCGGACGGATTCTCGCCCTTGCGCATCAGCACCATGCCGAACACCGCGTCATCGTTGTCGTCCTGGCCGACCAGGCCCTGCCGCGGAAGGCCGGTATCGGCGATGCTGGCCAGGTCGCGCACCAGCACCGGCGTGCCACCCTTCTGCGCGACCACCACGCTGCCGATGTCGGCCGGGGAACGCATCAGGCCGACGCCACGGATCAGGAACTGCTGCTGGCCACGCTCCACGTAGCCGCCACCGGCGTTGGAGCTGCCTTTTTCCAGTGCTTCGGAAAACTCACTCAGGCTGATGCCGCGGTCACGCAGCTTGTCCAGGTCGGGCTTGACCTGGAACGTGCGCGCATAGCCGCCGAAGCTGATCACATCAGCCACGCCCGGCACGGTGCGCAGGCCACGTTCCATCACCCACTCCTGCACGGTGCGCAGTTCGGTGGGGCTCATGTGCGGGGCCTTCAGCACGTAGCGGTAGATCTCGCCCACCGCCGAACTCATCGCCTCCAGTTCGGGCGTCACGCCCCCGGGCAGGTCCACGCCCTGCAGGCGTTCCATCACCTGCTGGCGCGCGAAGTAGTCATCGGCCTTGTCGTCGAAGGTCAGGATGATCATCGACAGGCCGAACTGCGTATGCGAGAACACCCGCACCGAGTGCGGGATGCCCGACAGGGCCACTTCCAGCGGCATGGTCACTTCGCGCTCGACCTCCTCGGCGGCGCGCCCCGGATGCAGCGAGACCACGGTCACCTGGGTGTCGGACACATCGGGGAAGGCTTCCACCGGCAGCACGCGGAACGCGGCGATGCCGGCGCCGATGAACAGCAGCAGCGCCAGCATCACCATCAGCGGCTGGCGCAGGCAGTAGGCAATCAGGCGATCGATCATGGTGCGGCATGCCCCTTGGCGGGAGCGGCAGCTGCGGAGGCCGCCGTCGCCGGGGCCGGTGCCGGTGCGCTGTCCACCAGCTGCTGCAGCAGCAGGCCGCCCTCGACCACCACGCGGCTGCCGGCCGCCAGCCCTTCGCGCACCCACAGGCGCCCGTCACCCAGCTCCTCGGCCTGCACGGCGCGACGCGCGTAGTGGCCCTTGCCTTCGTCCACGAACACCACCTGCTTGCCATCGATCAGCAGTACGGCAGCATCCGGCAGCGACACGCCGCCCTGCGCCGGCAGCGCCACCTGGGCGCGCACGTACTGGCCGGCCTTGAAGCTGCGGCCGTGGTTGTCCAGTTCGGCACGCGCCTGCACCACGCGGCGCTCGCTGTCGACGAAGTCATCCACATGCTGCAGGGTCGCCTGCAGCGTGCTGCCATCGGCAGCCGGCA
This genomic stretch from Stenotrophomonas sp. SAU14A_NAIMI4_5 harbors:
- a CDS encoding CusA/CzcA family heavy metal efflux RND transporter, with product MIDRLIAYCLRQPLMVMLALLLFIGAGIAAFRVLPVEAFPDVSDTQVTVVSLHPGRAAEEVEREVTMPLEVALSGIPHSVRVFSHTQFGLSMIILTFDDKADDYFARQQVMERLQGVDLPGGVTPELEAMSSAVGEIYRYVLKAPHMSPTELRTVQEWVMERGLRTVPGVADVISFGGYARTFQVKPDLDKLRDRGISLSEFSEALEKGSSNAGGGYVERGQQQFLIRGVGLMRSPADIGSVVVAQKGGTPVLVRDLASIADTGLPRQGLVGQDDNDDAVFGMVLMRKGENPSDVLDALHARVAEIEANQLPAGVSIEPFYDRSWLVSTTLKTVFRNLLEGAVLVFLVLWLFLYNARAALIVAAMMPLALLSTFLGLHLWGVPANLLSLGAMDFGIIIDGAVIVTEHIVSRLSALPRTADRKTRFSTVLSAASEVGRPTFFSMLIIIAAHIPIFTLQRQEGRMFAPMAYSVTSALIGALILALTVVPLFCYWWLRRDRMRGENPLMDRLTGWYQPVLERALARPRAVVLTAVALLVGTLALGTRLGSEFLPELDEGSIWLTATLDPSTSLAEAQQQSRRIRELVNTYPQVSTVVAKLGRPEDGSDAKGANQIEALVALKPEKEWPKGVDKRQLIADLQRTLEQRIPGPEFSISQPVRDNILESISQIKGQVVIKVSGADLDVLNREAQAILGQVRGVDGVESAFIDRDGSLPQLQVQIDRDRAARYGLNVRDIDEVIETALGGREVGELWEGDRKFPITLRLDDADRDLQRLRMVPVGIGDGHTVTLSDVADFHMASGAINISRENAQRVKAVSIFIAGRDMGSVVADMRSRVGASVKLPEGYRLEWSGEFENQQRAMKRLGWVIPLSVLIIFVLLFDAFKDISSAALILANVPLAMIGGILALWLTGIPLSVSAAIGFIALFGQAVLNGVVMLSRFAQLREQGMDLLQSVVQGSLQRLRTVLMTALLAMFGLLPMATSHAIGAETQKPLAVVVIGGLLSAMLLTLLVLPTLYYWVHSRRAANG